One region of Mucilaginibacter gotjawali genomic DNA includes:
- a CDS encoding BaiN/RdsA family NAD(P)/FAD-dependent oxidoreductase, with protein MTAKINKQTHFDAIIIGAGACGLMCAVQAGFSGKRTLILEKNDKPGAKILISGGGRCNYTNLYASPQQFISQNEHFCKSTLSQWTVEDTISFFETYGIVGKEKTLGQLFPESDKARDVVKVFTDLCRDLGQEIICNADVKNIEKVEDSFIVSVEIDGIPEEISASKVVIASGGLPIPKMGATDFGLRTARKFELKINDTAPALVPLTITGKDQPWFEQLSGNSIFCRVWNDRASFEENILFTHWGLSGPAILQISSYWRPGEYIYIDLLPYQNIAELIQQEREANGKKMLLAYLAGLYTRKFAEALSDRLPVEKNLASLTKADIEHITSLIHGFKVKPAGDKGYDKAEVMRGGVSTDELSSKTLEAKKVPGLYFGGECVDVTGWLGGYNFQWAWASGFVIAQGI; from the coding sequence ATGACAGCAAAAATAAACAAACAAACCCATTTTGATGCAATAATTATTGGCGCCGGCGCCTGTGGTTTAATGTGCGCCGTACAGGCAGGCTTTTCAGGCAAGCGTACACTTATATTGGAAAAAAACGATAAACCCGGCGCCAAGATCCTGATCAGCGGGGGAGGGCGTTGCAATTATACCAACCTGTATGCCTCGCCCCAGCAGTTTATATCGCAGAACGAACATTTTTGTAAATCAACCCTTTCCCAATGGACGGTGGAGGACACCATCAGTTTTTTTGAAACTTATGGTATTGTGGGCAAAGAGAAAACACTGGGGCAGCTGTTTCCGGAGAGTGACAAGGCCAGGGATGTGGTAAAGGTATTTACTGATTTGTGCCGCGACCTGGGCCAGGAAATTATTTGCAATGCCGATGTGAAGAATATAGAAAAGGTGGAGGATAGTTTCATTGTGTCTGTCGAAATTGACGGTATTCCTGAAGAAATATCGGCTTCGAAAGTTGTGATCGCCTCAGGTGGGCTACCCATCCCAAAAATGGGTGCCACTGACTTTGGCTTACGGACTGCACGTAAATTTGAACTGAAAATAAATGATACTGCGCCGGCACTGGTGCCCCTAACCATAACCGGGAAGGACCAGCCCTGGTTTGAACAGCTATCGGGCAACAGCATCTTTTGCAGGGTTTGGAATGACAGGGCCAGCTTTGAAGAAAATATCCTGTTTACCCACTGGGGGCTGAGCGGCCCGGCTATCCTGCAGATCTCCTCGTACTGGCGCCCCGGCGAATATATTTACATCGACCTGCTGCCCTATCAAAACATTGCTGAACTGATTCAGCAGGAGCGGGAGGCCAACGGTAAAAAAATGTTACTGGCTTACCTTGCAGGTTTGTATACCCGCAAATTTGCAGAGGCTTTAAGCGACAGGCTGCCCGTTGAAAAGAACCTGGCTTCGCTTACAAAAGCAGATATCGAACATATCACCAGCCTGATCCACGGGTTCAAAGTAAAACCGGCAGGCGATAAGGGCTATGACAAAGCCGAAGTAATGCGCGGCGGCGTATCCACGGATGAGCTTTCGTCAAAAACCCTGGAAGCTAAAAAGGTACCTGGCTTGTATTTCGGCGGCGAATGCGTTGATGTTACCGGCTGGCTGGGTGGCTACAATTTTCAATGGGCCTGGGCCAGCGGCTTCGTAATAGCGCAGGGGATTTAA
- a CDS encoding threonine aldolase family protein, translating into MMNVDLRSDTVTKPTPGMMDAMMNAKVGDDVFGEDETINALEQKTADLFGMEAGIFCPSGTMTNQIGIKCFTQPLDELIADQTAHVYRYEGGGIAFNSSVSTRLLNGYRGIITAEMIEPEINAINDHYPRTSLVVLENTVNRGGGSCYTLNDIKPIADLCKAKGLKLHLDGARIFNALAKTGDKAEGYGKYFDGISVCLSKGLGAPVGSVFLASKETIKYARRVRKVFGGGMRQAGFLAAAGIYALDHHVERLKIDHSHAQILAEELANCGWVANVLPAETNIVLFDTVEPAAIVLDKLAAHGIKALSTGPNRIRFVLHLDVHPDQVEYVVSTLKTFEV; encoded by the coding sequence ATGATGAATGTTGATTTACGCAGTGATACAGTTACCAAACCTACCCCGGGAATGATGGACGCTATGATGAACGCGAAAGTTGGGGATGATGTTTTTGGGGAGGATGAGACTATTAATGCACTGGAACAAAAAACTGCTGATCTATTTGGTATGGAAGCCGGGATCTTCTGCCCTTCAGGCACTATGACAAACCAGATCGGCATCAAATGTTTTACCCAGCCGCTGGATGAACTGATCGCCGATCAAACGGCGCATGTTTACCGTTATGAGGGCGGCGGTATCGCTTTTAATTCTTCGGTTTCAACCCGGCTTTTAAATGGATACAGGGGGATTATTACGGCAGAAATGATTGAGCCGGAGATCAACGCCATTAATGACCATTATCCGCGTACCAGTTTGGTGGTACTGGAGAATACGGTGAACAGGGGAGGCGGTAGCTGTTATACATTAAATGACATCAAACCAATAGCAGACCTATGCAAGGCAAAGGGGCTGAAGTTGCACCTTGATGGCGCCCGCATATTTAACGCATTGGCTAAAACCGGGGATAAGGCCGAAGGTTACGGCAAATATTTCGACGGGATTTCGGTTTGTTTATCCAAAGGACTTGGAGCGCCGGTGGGGTCGGTATTCCTGGCGAGTAAAGAAACCATCAAATATGCCCGAAGGGTTCGCAAAGTTTTTGGCGGAGGAATGCGGCAGGCAGGCTTTTTAGCGGCAGCCGGCATCTACGCGCTCGATCACCACGTAGAGCGATTAAAAATCGATCACAGCCATGCCCAAATACTGGCAGAAGAGCTTGCTAATTGTGGCTGGGTGGCCAATGTATTACCTGCAGAAACTAATATCGTGCTATTTGATACGGTTGAACCTGCTGCCATAGTTTTGGATAAATTGGCGGCACACGGGATTAAGGCGCTGTCAACGGGTCCAAACCGGATCAGGTTTGTTTTGCATTTGGATGTGCATCCCGACCAGGTGGAGTATGTTGTGAGCACCCTTAAAACATTTGAAGTTTGA
- a CDS encoding type II toxin-antitoxin system RelE/ParE family toxin — MSNTVKPTPEFKRDLKPLLKKYRILKQSILNLESDLIENPYLGESYGHGIYKVRVSDERKGKGKSGGFRVLYYHLNKTDEGIEMLLLNIFDKSEASTIKKIDAVKQLREISKEYFKQ, encoded by the coding sequence ATGAGTAATACCGTAAAACCTACGCCTGAATTTAAACGGGATTTAAAACCTCTTCTGAAAAAATATCGAATCCTTAAACAAAGTATTTTAAATCTTGAAAGTGACCTGATAGAAAATCCCTATTTGGGAGAATCTTATGGCCATGGAATTTATAAAGTCAGGGTCTCTGATGAGCGTAAGGGAAAGGGCAAAAGTGGCGGATTCAGGGTATTATATTATCACCTAAATAAAACAGATGAAGGCATAGAAATGCTTTTGTTAAACATCTTCGATAAATCTGAAGCGTCAACAATTAAAAAAATTGATGCGGTTAAGCAACTAAGAGAAATATCGAAAGAATACTTTAAACAATAG
- a CDS encoding aldo/keto reductase gives MKYNFLGNTGLVVSELCFGTMTFGGKGYWEAIGKVQQSDVNDLMKVVVDSGINFIDTANVYSYGESEKLLGQSIKHLGTNRHDLVIATKVRGRMSEGLNNVGLSRYHIFQSVDESLQRLQMDHVDVLYVHGVDPKTPVEEIMRALNDIVLTGKVRYVAVCNWPAWMVMKAQGIAEKNGWNKFVGMQYFYSLAGRDIEREILPLAADQNLAVMPWSPLAGGFLGGKYSRDADTATGSRRATFDFPPINKEKTYDIIDVITEIGKQHNASVAEIALAWVRQQKGITSTIIGAKTADQLNANIKSTEVELSADDLQKIDEVSALPREYPGWMVERQSADRALKS, from the coding sequence ATGAAATACAATTTTTTAGGAAACACTGGCCTGGTGGTATCCGAACTATGTTTTGGCACCATGACCTTCGGCGGTAAAGGTTATTGGGAGGCCATTGGTAAAGTGCAGCAAAGCGATGTCAACGACCTGATGAAAGTTGTGGTCGACTCGGGCATTAACTTTATTGACACCGCTAATGTATACTCTTATGGCGAATCGGAAAAACTACTCGGCCAATCGATAAAACACCTCGGCACTAATCGCCACGACCTTGTTATCGCCACCAAAGTACGTGGTCGCATGAGCGAAGGGCTCAACAATGTTGGGCTTTCCCGTTATCATATTTTCCAATCAGTGGATGAAAGCCTTCAGCGCCTGCAAATGGACCATGTTGATGTACTGTATGTACATGGTGTTGATCCAAAAACACCCGTTGAAGAAATCATGCGTGCGCTCAACGACATTGTTTTAACAGGAAAAGTGCGTTATGTAGCTGTTTGCAACTGGCCCGCCTGGATGGTAATGAAAGCCCAGGGCATTGCCGAAAAAAACGGCTGGAACAAATTTGTGGGTATGCAATATTTTTACTCGCTGGCCGGCCGCGATATTGAGAGGGAAATATTGCCGCTCGCTGCCGATCAGAACCTGGCGGTAATGCCCTGGAGCCCGCTGGCTGGCGGTTTTCTTGGCGGTAAATACTCACGCGACGCCGACACGGCTACAGGTTCGCGCCGTGCTACTTTCGATTTCCCACCCATTAATAAAGAAAAAACCTATGATATTATTGACGTGATCACAGAGATTGGCAAACAGCACAACGCTTCTGTGGCTGAAATTGCCCTGGCCTGGGTGCGCCAGCAAAAAGGGATAACAAGTACTATTATTGGCGCCAAAACAGCGGACCAATTAAATGCTAATATCAAATCAACAGAAGTTGAACTTTCCGCAGATGATCTGCAAAAGATAGATGAGGTTAGCGCCTTACCACGCGAATACCCCGGCTGGATGGTGGAAAGGCAGTCCGCTGATAGAGCGCTGAAGTCCTGA
- a CDS encoding GNAT family N-acetyltransferase, whose translation MELIPVKEHIEDNKEFTDDPDCIESVTMSVNFYKRIGFNPPWICYYAQLENQLVGCAGYKGKPVNGKIEIAYGVFPQYWQKGIGTQIAKQLIDVALETDPSLIITARTLPEENFSARILRKNNFKLLGPLIDPEDGEVWEWEYMK comes from the coding sequence ATGGAACTCATCCCGGTTAAAGAACATATTGAAGATAACAAAGAATTTACAGATGATCCGGATTGCATTGAAAGTGTAACCATGTCAGTTAATTTTTATAAAAGGATTGGCTTTAACCCGCCCTGGATCTGTTATTACGCCCAACTGGAAAACCAGTTGGTTGGTTGTGCAGGGTACAAAGGCAAACCGGTTAATGGTAAGATCGAGATTGCCTACGGTGTATTTCCGCAGTATTGGCAAAAAGGTATTGGCACCCAAATAGCAAAACAATTGATTGATGTTGCTTTGGAAACAGATCCTTCATTAATCATAACTGCCAGAACCTTACCCGAAGAAAACTTTTCCGCACGCATCCTCCGTAAAAACAACTTCAAACTTTTAGGCCCGTTGATTGACCCTGAAGACGGCGAAGTTTGGGAATGGGAATATATGAAATAG
- a CDS encoding DNA topoisomerase IB has protein sequence MDQLTKKLEKIGRDPRVTAKAVGLRYVSDSTPGYSRKKKGKGWSYYDKEAKLIKEKELIHRFNRLVIPPAYTNVWISPYENSHLQFTGTDAAGRKQYRYHPEWNKIRNQSKYHRLQTFAAHLPAIRKQVDKDLNRKNPDHDKIVALVVRLMELTSIRVGNEAYKKLYGSFGLTTLMNRHVKIEGSTIGFEFKGKKGVYHKIALHSRKLARLVKQCRDIPGRELFQYFREDGTKCPVDSADVNNYLKGITGEDFTAKDFRTWAGSVSALYAFKQAGEFETVTECRKKIVNVLDEVAINLGNTRTVCKKYYVHPTVIKSYEERTIFKYIAGLDEHNDINSAELNTAEKALLEILEHEKLAIAG, from the coding sequence ATGGACCAACTAACCAAAAAACTTGAGAAAATTGGGCGGGACCCCAGGGTAACGGCCAAAGCAGTGGGGCTGCGCTATGTTTCAGATTCAACACCCGGCTACTCCCGTAAGAAAAAAGGTAAGGGCTGGAGTTATTATGATAAAGAAGCAAAATTAATTAAGGAGAAAGAATTGATACACAGGTTTAACAGATTGGTTATACCGCCGGCTTACACCAACGTTTGGATCTCCCCGTACGAAAATAGTCATTTGCAGTTTACAGGAACAGACGCCGCAGGGCGTAAACAATACCGCTATCATCCTGAATGGAATAAGATCCGTAACCAGTCCAAATACCACCGTTTGCAAACTTTTGCCGCCCATTTGCCTGCTATTCGTAAGCAGGTTGATAAAGATTTAAACCGAAAAAATCCCGATCATGATAAAATTGTAGCGCTGGTAGTAAGGCTGATGGAGCTGACGAGTATCCGGGTCGGAAATGAAGCTTACAAAAAACTCTATGGCTCCTTTGGCTTAACAACGCTGATGAACAGGCACGTAAAAATTGAGGGCTCAACAATCGGTTTTGAGTTTAAAGGAAAAAAAGGCGTTTACCATAAAATTGCTTTGCATAGCCGTAAGCTGGCCAGGCTGGTGAAGCAATGCCGGGATATCCCCGGCAGGGAATTGTTCCAGTATTTTAGAGAAGACGGGACAAAATGCCCGGTTGATTCGGCCGATGTTAATAATTACCTGAAGGGAATAACGGGTGAAGATTTTACCGCGAAGGATTTTCGCACCTGGGCGGGCAGCGTAAGCGCTTTGTATGCCTTTAAACAGGCCGGCGAATTTGAAACTGTTACAGAGTGCCGTAAAAAAATTGTAAACGTATTGGATGAAGTAGCCATCAATTTGGGAAATACCCGCACGGTTTGTAAAAAATATTATGTGCATCCTACGGTGATCAAAAGCTACGAAGAAAGAACCATTTTTAAATACATTGCCGGCCTCGACGAACACAACGACATCAATTCTGCTGAACTGAACACCGCCGAAAAAGCGCTGCTGGAAATCCTTGAACATGAAAAGCTGGCCATTGCGGGTTAA
- a CDS encoding M56 family metallopeptidase, which produces MPGLFVFLLKVNIALLVFCAGYYLVLRQLTFYTLNRIYLVTAILFASVYPKINLSGFFELHRNIANPVQAIVYNLQAPAKHLIKPLDKHDYWQWAGIVFWLGATVLAIRLFIQFISLFRIYRKSKAGQINGHEVRIISGNSGPFSFWKNIYINPEMHSTTDLPSILLHEQVHVSELHTLDILLGELSAIFYWFNPGIWLIKKAIRENIEFITDRKILTKGVDTKQYQYSLVNVSFSAAPQGIVNHFNISTIKKRIIMMNAKRSSKINLTRYAILVPVVVALLLVFGISRAALIKKSGNAGKVVAAEIKSAIGAGNVTKMTVNTSMAANENTANKIISITKKDLDTVRNGGFFLSTSQSTDSLKYIINGVKSTKADFKALDPDHIISVDLVSAEQANALLNENSNKHSVLFVTTDDSDSGKKLKERIDKLNHMAKLVVAGNGSVAVTNSSSDNNSSGANLSTGSSNTSGSDVVIVESAPKVYKFRPRKSRTLMLKSDTLASVTREPVVIADAYAEPDTIRVMNLKVDKGAYTISPKLKLDAKPRMAYSFKGTGRTFSNFSGKTLTLNSNGNNETNIEHLSAKMIMIDGKEATEKDLKKLSAARIESMSVKSGDEVTKKYGDKAKNGVVFITTKK; this is translated from the coding sequence ATGCCCGGATTATTTGTTTTTTTACTAAAAGTGAACATAGCGCTGCTGGTTTTTTGTGCAGGCTATTATTTGGTGCTGCGGCAACTCACTTTCTATACGCTCAATCGCATATACCTGGTAACAGCGATATTATTTGCATCAGTTTACCCTAAAATAAATCTATCTGGTTTTTTTGAACTACACCGCAATATCGCCAACCCTGTTCAAGCCATCGTTTATAACCTGCAGGCACCCGCAAAACATTTGATAAAGCCTCTTGACAAACACGATTACTGGCAATGGGCCGGCATCGTTTTCTGGTTGGGCGCAACAGTACTGGCCATCAGGCTGTTTATCCAGTTTATATCATTGTTCAGGATTTACCGCAAATCAAAAGCCGGCCAAATCAATGGGCACGAGGTTAGGATCATCAGTGGAAACTCGGGCCCTTTTTCATTCTGGAAAAACATCTATATCAATCCCGAAATGCATAGCACAACCGACTTGCCTTCCATCCTGCTGCATGAACAGGTTCATGTTAGCGAATTACATACCCTGGATATCCTACTGGGCGAATTGAGCGCTATTTTCTATTGGTTTAACCCCGGAATCTGGCTGATTAAAAAGGCGATACGGGAAAACATTGAGTTTATTACCGACAGAAAAATACTAACTAAAGGCGTCGACACAAAACAATACCAGTATAGCCTGGTGAATGTAAGTTTCTCGGCGGCGCCACAGGGAATTGTTAATCACTTTAATATTTCAACCATTAAAAAGAGAATTATCATGATGAACGCAAAAAGATCTTCGAAAATTAACCTGACACGTTATGCAATTTTAGTGCCTGTAGTTGTTGCTTTACTACTCGTTTTTGGTATATCAAGGGCTGCTCTGATCAAAAAGAGCGGTAATGCTGGTAAAGTAGTGGCCGCTGAAATAAAGTCAGCTATCGGCGCCGGTAATGTCACAAAAATGACGGTAAATACGTCAATGGCAGCCAATGAAAATACGGCTAATAAAATCATTTCAATAACGAAAAAAGATTTGGACACTGTACGAAACGGCGGCTTCTTTCTCAGTACCAGCCAGTCTACTGATTCATTGAAATACATAATAAATGGTGTAAAGTCCACAAAGGCTGATTTTAAGGCGCTTGATCCCGATCATATTATCAGTGTAGATCTTGTGTCCGCGGAGCAAGCCAACGCCCTGTTAAATGAAAACAGCAATAAACACAGTGTATTGTTTGTAACCACTGATGATTCGGATTCCGGAAAAAAGCTAAAAGAAAGGATTGACAAATTAAATCACATGGCAAAACTCGTGGTGGCTGGCAATGGCTCAGTGGCTGTTACCAACTCTTCATCGGATAACAATAGCAGCGGCGCCAACTTAAGCACAGGATCTTCCAATACATCCGGATCAGATGTTGTTATTGTGGAATCGGCTCCTAAAGTTTACAAATTCAGGCCAAGGAAATCGCGTACGCTAATGTTAAAAAGCGATACCCTTGCATCCGTTACCAGGGAACCGGTGGTTATTGCAGACGCATATGCAGAGCCGGATACCATCAGGGTAATGAATTTAAAAGTTGACAAAGGGGCTTATACAATATCACCTAAATTAAAACTTGATGCAAAGCCCCGGATGGCTTATAGTTTTAAAGGAACTGGCAGAACCTTTAGCAATTTTTCGGGAAAAACACTTACGTTAAATTCAAACGGTAATAACGAAACGAATATTGAACACCTTTCGGCTAAAATGATTATGATTGACGGAAAGGAAGCTACTGAAAAAGATCTGAAAAAACTCTCGGCTGCCCGGATCGAAAGCATGAGTGTAAAATCAGGCGATGAAGTAACCAAAAAATATGGAGATAAGGCAAAGAACGGTGTGGTATTTATTACCACAAAAAAATAG
- a CDS encoding BlaI/MecI/CopY family transcriptional regulator yields the protein MEKLSIQEEEAMQAVWQTGTGFIKDFLDQLSEPRPPYTTLASTIKNLEKKGFLTAEKMGNSFRYAPAINEQEYKKKFMSGFVNDYFQNSYKDLVTFFAKEKKISAGDLKEIINLIENHKP from the coding sequence ATGGAAAAACTATCAATTCAAGAAGAAGAAGCCATGCAGGCGGTATGGCAAACGGGTACCGGTTTTATTAAAGATTTCCTCGACCAGCTTAGCGAACCCAGGCCGCCCTATACCACCCTGGCATCGACTATAAAGAACCTTGAAAAAAAAGGATTTTTAACTGCCGAAAAAATGGGGAACTCATTCAGGTATGCACCTGCCATTAACGAGCAGGAATACAAAAAGAAATTTATGAGCGGTTTTGTGAATGATTATTTTCAAAATTCCTATAAAGACCTGGTAACATTTTTTGCCAAAGAGAAAAAGATCAGCGCCGGCGACCTGAAAGAGATTATTAACCTGATTGAAAACCATAAACCCTAA
- a CDS encoding c-type cytochrome, whose protein sequence is MLINRKILATLAITSVISVVALTSMAPQQEKGGFMNVKVLPKNLTDKQLHMIMREWATSLGVRCDFCHAPNAEGKGLDFASDAKPEKEMARHMFKMMNKINQKFFEAKKDSLGMMAHTGVNCYTCHRGESHPEIKVPEGRRGPGPGGPGPGGPENHQ, encoded by the coding sequence ATGTTAATCAACCGGAAAATTTTGGCTACGCTGGCTATTACATCTGTAATATCTGTTGTAGCACTAACCTCTATGGCGCCTCAACAGGAGAAAGGAGGGTTTATGAATGTAAAAGTATTACCCAAAAACCTTACAGACAAGCAGCTGCATATGATTATGCGCGAATGGGCAACATCCCTGGGTGTACGATGCGATTTTTGCCATGCGCCGAATGCTGAAGGTAAAGGCCTGGATTTTGCCAGCGATGCCAAACCCGAAAAGGAAATGGCACGCCACATGTTCAAAATGATGAACAAAATTAACCAGAAATTTTTTGAAGCAAAAAAAGATTCCCTTGGAATGATGGCGCATACAGGTGTCAATTGCTATACCTGTCACCGTGGCGAATCTCACCCCGAAATAAAAGTCCCCGAAGGCAGAAGAGGCCCTGGTCCTGGTGGCCCTGGTCCCGGCGGCCCCGAAAATCATCAATAA
- a CDS encoding GNAT family N-acetyltransferase, protein MEKVILLDAREEDLEAILAIYNDVIINTTAVYSEKPHSLQMRKEWYHERVNNNFPVYVAEVAGKIAGFSSFGHFRAWPCYRYTVEVSVYVDRSFRGKGISKILSLALIDRAKAMNIHAVIAGISADNWISIQLHQSLGFKEVANFKEVGYKFGRWLDLKFFELLIDNNPGPIF, encoded by the coding sequence ATGGAAAAAGTAATATTGCTGGATGCCCGCGAGGAAGATCTGGAGGCCATACTGGCCATATACAATGATGTTATTATAAATACCACCGCCGTTTACAGTGAAAAACCTCACTCACTGCAAATGCGTAAAGAATGGTACCACGAGCGGGTGAATAATAATTTCCCGGTGTACGTGGCTGAAGTTGCCGGGAAAATAGCTGGTTTTAGCAGTTTTGGGCATTTCAGGGCCTGGCCCTGTTACCGGTACACCGTTGAGGTATCTGTTTATGTGGACCGGTCATTCAGGGGAAAGGGGATCAGCAAAATATTGTCGCTCGCTTTAATTGACCGGGCAAAAGCAATGAATATCCATGCCGTTATTGCGGGTATCAGCGCAGATAACTGGATCAGTATTCAGCTTCACCAGTCCCTGGGTTTTAAGGAGGTGGCAAATTTTAAAGAAGTTGGCTACAAATTCGGCCGTTGGCTCGACCTTAAGTTTTTTGAGTTATTAATTGATAATAATCCGGGGCCTATTTTTTGA
- the accC gene encoding acetyl-CoA carboxylase biotin carboxylase subunit, translating into MQKILVANRGEIALRVMRSAREMGIKTVAVYSDADRDALHVRYADEAVHIGESPSAKSYLAGEKIIAACKQTGARAIHPGYGFLSENAAFARMVREAGLILIGPSPEAMEIMGNKLSAKAAALKYDIPMVPGTEEAITDIEEAKRRAVEVGFPILIKAAAGGGGKGMRIVDAAADFEEQMALAVSEATSAFGDGSVFIERYVSSPRHIEIQVLGDTHGNILHLFERDCSVQRRHQKVIEEAPSSVLTPEIRRQMGKCAVDVARSVNYTGAGTVEFIMDEQLNFYFLEMNTRLQVEHPVTELITGIDLVKEQIRIARGEAISFKQEDLEINGHAIELRVYAEDPDNNFLPDIGTLQTYVTPKGPGVRVDDGFEQGMEIPIYYDPMIAKLITYGKDRDEAIERMLRAIDEYNITGITTTLGFGKFVMQHPAFTSGNFDTHFVKKYFTPGSLQNSTDDEAMIAALVMERLLSEKKVQTIDVAEAVAGNWLKNRKEF; encoded by the coding sequence ATGCAAAAAATTCTTGTTGCCAACCGCGGCGAAATAGCGTTAAGGGTAATGCGTTCCGCACGCGAAATGGGTATAAAAACTGTTGCGGTTTATTCAGATGCTGATCGCGATGCGCTTCATGTTCGTTATGCAGATGAGGCGGTTCATATCGGCGAATCGCCTTCGGCAAAATCATACCTTGCTGGAGAAAAGATCATTGCCGCGTGTAAACAAACAGGGGCCCGGGCAATACATCCCGGCTATGGTTTTTTGAGCGAGAATGCAGCTTTTGCACGAATGGTTAGGGAAGCCGGGTTGATATTGATAGGCCCATCGCCCGAGGCGATGGAAATTATGGGGAACAAGCTTTCAGCAAAGGCGGCAGCATTGAAATATGATATCCCGATGGTGCCCGGTACCGAAGAAGCGATTACAGATATTGAAGAAGCCAAACGCAGAGCCGTTGAAGTGGGTTTCCCGATCCTGATAAAAGCGGCTGCAGGCGGCGGCGGCAAAGGCATGCGGATAGTGGATGCTGCAGCTGATTTTGAAGAACAAATGGCCCTGGCGGTATCTGAAGCAACCTCTGCCTTTGGGGATGGTTCAGTTTTTATTGAACGGTATGTTTCATCGCCCCGTCACATCGAGATCCAGGTGCTTGGTGATACCCATGGCAATATCCTTCATCTTTTTGAACGGGATTGCTCTGTACAACGCCGCCACCAGAAGGTAATTGAAGAGGCGCCGTCATCGGTATTAACGCCGGAGATCAGGCGGCAAATGGGCAAATGTGCGGTGGATGTGGCCCGCTCAGTTAATTACACCGGCGCCGGCACTGTTGAGTTTATTATGGATGAGCAACTCAACTTTTACTTTTTAGAAATGAACACCCGCCTGCAGGTAGAGCACCCGGTAACAGAACTGATTACCGGGATCGACCTGGTGAAAGAACAGATTCGCATCGCAAGGGGAGAAGCCATCAGCTTTAAACAGGAGGACCTGGAAATAAATGGACATGCCATTGAACTGCGGGTTTATGCAGAAGATCCGGACAATAACTTTTTACCTGACATTGGCACGCTGCAAACCTATGTTACTCCAAAAGGGCCGGGCGTTAGGGTGGATGATGGCTTTGAGCAGGGGATGGAGATCCCAATTTATTACGACCCCATGATCGCCAAACTGATCACTTATGGCAAGGACAGGGACGAGGCCATTGAACGCATGCTGCGCGCCATTGATGAGTATAATATAACCGGTATTACCACTACGCTCGGCTTCGGGAAGTTTGTGATGCAGCATCCGGCGTTTACTTCCGGAAACTTTGATACGCATTTTGTAAAGAAATATTTTACACCCGGATCATTGCAAAACAGTACAGATGACGAAGCGATGATAGCTGCCCTGGTGATGGAGCGGCTACTAAGCGAAAAGAAAGTACAAACGATTGATGTTGCGGAGGCCGTTGCGGGTAACTGGTTGAAAAACCGAAAGGAGTTTTAA
- a CDS encoding NUDIX domain-containing protein: protein MAKKSAGILLYRKINRQFEFFLVHPGGPYFKNKDLGVWSIPKGEYPEDEEPLAAAKREFFEETGQHVDGDFILLAPVTLKSGKIVHAWALEGDIDPAKITSNLFEMEWPPKSGKMKSFPEIDRADWFDADEAKIKINGGQASLIDYFLAKQ from the coding sequence ATGGCTAAAAAAAGTGCGGGTATATTATTGTACCGTAAAATCAACAGGCAATTTGAATTTTTTTTGGTTCATCCCGGCGGGCCCTATTTTAAAAATAAGGACTTAGGTGTTTGGTCGATCCCGAAAGGAGAATACCCGGAAGATGAAGAACCCCTGGCAGCCGCCAAAAGAGAGTTTTTCGAAGAAACGGGCCAGCACGTTGATGGTGATTTTATTCTCTTAGCTCCTGTTACGCTAAAAAGCGGAAAGATCGTTCACGCATGGGCCCTGGAAGGGGACATTGACCCTGCAAAGATAACCAGTAACCTTTTTGAAATGGAATGGCCGCCGAAATCAGGCAAAATGAAATCGTTCCCCGAAATTGACCGCGCGGACTGGTTTGATGCGGATGAAGCGAAAATCAAAATCAATGGCGGGCAGGCAAGTTTGATCGATTATTTTTTAGCAAAACAATAA